In Listeria monocytogenes, the following proteins share a genomic window:
- the inlK gene encoding class 1 internalin InlK — protein sequence MSIKSKIVKIGVCCAIVTVPVTQTTLPVFAAEQTGATASQDNVNIPDSTFKAYLNGLLGQASTANITEAQMDSLTYITLANINVTDLTGIEYAHNIKDLTINNIHATNYNPISGLSNLERLRIMGKDVTSDKIPNLSGLTSLTLLDLSHSAHDDSILTKINTLPKVNSIDLSYNGAITDILPLKTLPELKSLNIQYDGVHDYRGIEDFPKLNQLYAYGQVIGGKKLINSDIKGSVLTYNAENQTLYVPFSLMTERTVNYDGYVPDFVKSTAGSDTYFSMNEKQVNGSRLTITSDGLTVSAVSKADFDNLEKMEFNARIDLSYQSYNIPEQFQNGGSYTISMPIYDHYFTVDHSLNISADSGKTYIENQPVTEAEFLVDIHAKTDDGSTVTSDFADKVDFKTPGTYTVTLQSENNSGLKAAPVQVNVTIKEKTAITADEKISYKVDTSKTEAEFLADIKAKTNDGTAITSDFATAVDLSKPGKYVVTLNAENDLQKAAPMQVTVTVEKETPIPDPTPDPTPDPTPTPDPSPTPTPEPTPSPVINPNVNKPEVPSYKIPSITVKENNVKAETSKNALPKTGDSLPVGGISVGFLLIGLSFIVSRRK from the coding sequence ATGTCAATTAAGTCTAAAATAGTAAAAATTGGTGTTTGTTGTGCGATTGTAACAGTGCCAGTAACTCAAACTACTTTACCAGTTTTTGCTGCCGAGCAAACTGGAGCAACAGCAAGTCAAGATAATGTGAATATCCCAGATTCAACTTTTAAAGCGTACTTAAATGGACTACTAGGACAAGCGAGTACAGCGAATATTACCGAAGCACAAATGGATTCATTAACATACATTACTTTAGCAAATATAAATGTTACTGATCTAACAGGTATTGAATATGCCCATAATATAAAAGATTTAACCATAAATAATATTCATGCAACAAATTATAATCCAATAAGTGGACTGAGTAATCTTGAACGATTAAGAATTATGGGAAAAGATGTTACATCCGATAAAATTCCAAATTTAAGTGGGCTGACTAGTTTAACTCTGCTGGATCTTTCGCACAGTGCGCATGATGATTCTATTTTAACTAAAATAAACACACTTCCTAAAGTAAATAGTATTGACCTTAGTTATAATGGTGCAATAACGGATATCTTGCCACTTAAAACGCTGCCAGAACTTAAGAGCTTGAATATTCAATACGATGGAGTGCATGATTATCGTGGGATAGAAGACTTTCCTAAATTGAATCAACTGTATGCATATGGCCAAGTCATAGGTGGTAAAAAACTAATTAACTCTGATATTAAAGGTAGTGTATTAACTTATAATGCAGAAAATCAAACATTATACGTCCCATTCAGCTTGATGACGGAACGAACTGTTAATTATGATGGCTATGTACCAGATTTCGTAAAATCAACTGCAGGTAGCGACACTTACTTTTCAATGAATGAGAAACAAGTGAATGGTAGTCGCCTAACAATTACAAGCGATGGTTTAACAGTGAGTGCTGTTAGTAAAGCAGATTTTGATAATCTTGAAAAAATGGAATTCAACGCTAGAATCGATTTGAGTTATCAATCTTACAATATTCCGGAACAGTTCCAAAATGGTGGCTCTTACACTATATCAATGCCAATCTATGATCATTACTTCACTGTAGACCATTCGTTGAACATCTCAGCTGACAGTGGAAAAACATATATAGAAAATCAACCAGTGACAGAAGCAGAATTTTTAGTAGATATTCATGCAAAAACAGATGACGGATCAACCGTTACAAGTGATTTCGCTGATAAAGTAGATTTCAAGACTCCTGGAACGTACACAGTTACTTTACAATCTGAGAATAATTCCGGATTAAAGGCAGCCCCAGTTCAAGTAAACGTAACAATTAAAGAGAAGACAGCGATTACGGCAGATGAAAAAATCAGTTATAAAGTGGACACATCTAAAACAGAAGCAGAATTTTTAGCAGATATTAAAGCAAAAACAAATGATGGAACCGCGATTACAAGTGATTTTGCGACTGCTGTAGATCTTTCTAAACCAGGAAAATATGTCGTAACATTAAATGCGGAAAATGATTTGCAAAAAGCTGCACCAATGCAAGTGACGGTTACTGTGGAAAAAGAAACACCAATACCAGATCCGACACCAGACCCAACACCAGATCCAACACCAACGCCAGATCCGAGTCCAACACCGACACCTGAGCCGACACCAAGCCCAGTTATCAATCCAAACGTAAATAAACCAGAAGTTCCAAGTTATAAAATTCCATCGATAACTGTTAAAGAAAATAATGTAAAAGCGGAAACAAGTAAAAATGCTTTACCTAAAACAGGAGATTCTTTACCTGTTGGAGGGATTTCTGTAGGATTCCTACTAATCGGATTAAGCTTTATTGTTTCAAGGAGAAAATAA